A stretch of DNA from Candidatus Pseudomonas phytovorans:
GAGCTGAACTCGTTGTCTTCGCTCTCGCGGTCCCACGGGAAGCTGACCTTCACCCGGCCCCATTGGTCGCAGTAGATCTCTTCGCCCTTCGGCCCCACCACCGTGGCCATCTGCGGGCCGTCGATGCGCGGCTTGGCCAAGGGCGCCGGGCGCCATTCGGCTCTGCCGGGGACCAGTACGGCGTCCTGCTTGTAGCGCGTGCCTTGCCGGGCACCTGCGGCCTCTTCCTGCAGGCTGGTGAACTGGGTGCCCTTGTGGTGCACGCGGGTTACCCGCCAGTGCATGTTCAGGTCTTCGCGCGGGTGCCCGGCCAAGGTGAAGCTCAGCCCCGGTTGCAGGCGCACATCGTCGCCGTCCACCTCGGCCATGCGGGCGTCATGGCGCCAGGCGGTGATGCGGGTGGCGGTGAAGGGCGCGCCAACCGCCCCGCGCTTGTAGCGGCCGGGGTAGTCGAAGCGCTCGTAGGTGGTGGCCTGGTGCTTGAGGTCGCTGCCCTCGGCACGCTGCTCCTGGCGGTAGGCCGGGTGGGTGAAGGTGTAGTCGCGCTGGACCTGGCGTGCAGTACGCACCTGCTCGCTGTAACGCAACCGGCGCAGGCAAGGCCTGGCCTGGTCACCGCCGCTGTTGGCGTGGTACAGCACCTGGTTGGGGCCGATGTCATCCTGCTCGAAGAAGCCTTCATCCTCGTCATCGGCCTTGATGGCGCCCTGGCTGATCTGCCCCAGCCCCAGCAGCCGGTCGGTGATGAGCAGCTTGTGCAGCTTCGGCGTGTGCTCGAAGCGGTAGACGAAGCCCTCTTCGGCCGCCAGGCGGGCGATGAAGTCGAGATCGGTTTCACCGGCCTGCACACAGAATTCGCGTACCTCATGCTTGTCGATGCTCTTCAGCTCATAGCTGGTAATGCCCTGGCGCTTGAGCATGATTTCCAGAATCTGCGGCACGGTTTTGTGCTGGAAGATCCGCCAGTTCGAGCGCAGCCCGGCGCGAGCCAGCACGGGCTCGACCAGGGCGCGGTAACGGGTGCGATGGAAGCCCGTCTCACCCTGGCTGAAGGTGCTGACCAGGCCGTGTACGTAGCGCAGCGGGCGCTCACCGCGCCAGACTGTGAACAGTACCGGCTTGTCGAGTAGCTGGCCGAAGTCGACATCGTCTTCGAAACTGATCAGTTCCAGTTGCAACTGGAACGGTGAGCTGATGGCTTCGTCCAGTTCGAACGACACCACTTCGAACTCGCTGCGGCCCACCAGCGGCTGGAAGGTAAAGCGCAAATCGGATTGGCTAGGCATGTGGCGTCCCCCGCTACTGCTGCAGAATCGCGTTCAGCGATTCGATGACTTCGGCGGTGATCAGGTCGAGGCGGTAGCTGTAGTAGCTGTAGGCGCAGACCATGGCCACGGCCGAGATCACCAGCGGGCTCCACCAGGGCCACTCCCAGCGTCGCGGGCGGTGGGGGCAATGGACGACGTTGGTATAGGGGTCGCACAACTCCTCTGGCGTGGGGCCGCGCAGTTCACGAATGACCTTGTGCATGCGCGAGATCAGGGCGTTGATGATTTCATCGCACTTGGGGTCGAGGGCGTGCTTGCCCCGCAGGCCCAGGCAGAAGCAGTAGTAGAGGAACTCCAGCACGTCCTTGAATTCCTTGGGTGCCTGCATGACCCGTTCAAGCAGCACGAAAATTTTCTCGCCGCCCTGGGTTTCGTCGTGGAAGATGCTGAGCAGCGGTGCGTGGCTCCAGCAGGAGTTGTTGCCCCAGGGGCGGCTCATCACCGTCTCGTCCAGGCACAGGCACAGGGCGTAGGAATAGACTTCCTGGTGGGTGATGGGGTAGCCGTGCTGGCGCATTTCTTCGCGGATGTTGCTGACCTGGTTTTGCACGGTCTTGTGCACGTAGGCAATGTTGGGCAGCTCATCCAGGGTATGCAGGCGAATGACCAGGCCGAACAGGGGGAATGCCGCGTCGAGCATCAGGTTTTCGAAGCCGCCGCGCAGCTGGAAGTGCGGGTCGGCGGGGTAGCCGTCGAAATCCGGGTCACCTGCCCCCTGTCCTTGGTCAACCGCATAGGGTGAATCAGTGCCCTCCGGCACTTCGAGCATCGCGTAGACGCTGCTCTCTGATACATCATGGGCATCGGCAGCGCCCTTGTGTTTCACCGGAGGCAGGTCGGATTGGCCGGGCATGAAGTGGTCCTTGTCTTCGAGCAAACTGAAGACATGAACACTATCGGGGAATCAATTCTTCAAGGAGTCTGTGCCTTCCCAAATGGTTGTAGGATCCTTCTTTAAATCAAACGTGCTGGAGAAACGGACTTACCCGCAGGGATCGCGATCAGCCGAAGAGCCTGGCCAGGCAGCCAAGTTTCTTGTTGTACGAACGCCGCGCCTCCAGCGCCTGCTCCAGGCTCACCTTCAAGAACCGCGCCTGCTGGTTGGGCTGCATCTGCCCAATCAAATCCAGGTCGGCGCTGATCACCGTGCCGATCATGGCGTAGCCGCCACCCGACACGGCATCGCGGTGCAGGATGATCGGTTCCAGCCCCGCTGGCACCTGAATTGAACCGATCGGGTAGCAACTGTCGACGATATTCGAAGGGTCTGAGCCGGCACCGAAGGGCTGCTCCCGGGGCTGGAAGCTCAAGGCGCTGCCACCCTTGTAGCGGTAGCCGATACGGTCTGCTTCAGAACCGACTGTCCAGGCTTCGGTGAAAAAGCTCTGAGCGCCAGCTTCGGTCAGGCGATGGAAGTACAGCCCCGGCACCACCCGCAACACCACCTCGCCGCCCAAGGCCTGGCGCAGGGCCATGGGCAGGCTTGCGCCAGCGCGGGTCTTACCACTGGGCGCACCGACCGGCAGCAAGTCACCTGCCATCAGCTTGCGCCCATGGAACCCGCCCAATGCTCCCAGCGCGTAGGTGGAGCGGCTGCCAAGCACCTCGGGTACATCGATACCACCGGCCACGGCCAGGTAAGCGCGGGCGCCGGCCGTGGGAAAGCCGAAGCGCAGCACCTGCCCGGCGCGCACGGCAAAGGCCGTGTCGGGGCGCTGCTCGTGGCCATCCAGCAGGGCTGGCATCTGCGCACCGCAAACCGCCACCAGCGCATCCTGCTGAAACTTCAGTTCCGGCCCCACCAGCGCACACTCAAGGGCTGCTGCACCGGCCGGATTGCCCACCAGATAGTTGGCCGCGCGCAAGGCATACTGGTCGAGTGCACCGGATGGCGGAATACCCAGGTGGTAGTAGCCTTCACGGCCCAAGTCCTGTACCGAGGTGGCCAGGCCGGGTTTGAGTACCTTGATCATGCCAGCACCTCCTGCAGCGACTTGGGGTAACCGACCGGGTCGGCAAGGAAGGCATCCAGGGAGAATTCGACCGGCCGAATACGCAGGTCGAAGCGGCCCTCCTCCACATCCGCCACTGCCTGATCGTAGGCCCTGCGATCAATGGGTTTGAATTGCACGATGTCGCCCGGGCGGAAGAACACCATGTGCGCCTTCAGGTAGTTCAAGGTCTGCTCAGGGTCGTAGATCGGCGCCGGGGTGACGCCGAACATCTGGTAGCCCCCTGCCCCGCGCACCGAGTAGATACAACCGAAGCAACCGCCATGGCCCAGGGTCAGCTTGGGCGTGTCAGTACGCGGACGCAGGTATTTAGGGACTTGCAACTGCCGCTCACGCTCGACCATCTGGAACATGAATGGCAGGCCGGCCACGAAACCGACCATCGACACGAACCACGGCGCGCCGCTGTGGGCGGCGATG
This window harbors:
- the tssI gene encoding type VI secretion system tip protein TssI/VgrG, producing the protein MPSQSDLRFTFQPLVGRSEFEVVSFELDEAISSPFQLQLELISFEDDVDFGQLLDKPVLFTVWRGERPLRYVHGLVSTFSQGETGFHRTRYRALVEPVLARAGLRSNWRIFQHKTVPQILEIMLKRQGITSYELKSIDKHEVREFCVQAGETDLDFIARLAAEEGFVYRFEHTPKLHKLLITDRLLGLGQISQGAIKADDEDEGFFEQDDIGPNQVLYHANSGGDQARPCLRRLRYSEQVRTARQVQRDYTFTHPAYRQEQRAEGSDLKHQATTYERFDYPGRYKRGAVGAPFTATRITAWRHDARMAEVDGDDVRLQPGLSFTLAGHPREDLNMHWRVTRVHHKGTQFTSLQEEAAGARQGTRYKQDAVLVPGRAEWRPAPLAKPRIDGPQMATVVGPKGEEIYCDQWGRVKVSFPWDRESEDNEFSSCWVRVSQGWAGGSWGSMAIPRIGQDVIVQYVNADPDQPMITGRTYCGNQLPPYDLPKHKTRMTIKSQTHKGNGFNELRFEDELGKEEVFIHAQRDQNNIVGNDETTTVGRNRVEQVGKDEQLTIGNNFRQETANNHTQVIGQNSLLDIKRDLVENVANNRTESTGSNHHAFTGNNSTLVINGAQSISVGQGVQQRTTVYQLLASERIEFRSPGGSIVLDDQGITINGLTLDLQGQTKAVAKGDGNSQSLELTADGSSKCEVKA
- the icmH gene encoding type IVB secretion system protein IcmH/DotU is translated as MPGQSDLPPVKHKGAADAHDVSESSVYAMLEVPEGTDSPYAVDQGQGAGDPDFDGYPADPHFQLRGGFENLMLDAAFPLFGLVIRLHTLDELPNIAYVHKTVQNQVSNIREEMRQHGYPITHQEVYSYALCLCLDETVMSRPWGNNSCWSHAPLLSIFHDETQGGEKIFVLLERVMQAPKEFKDVLEFLYYCFCLGLRGKHALDPKCDEIINALISRMHKVIRELRGPTPEELCDPYTNVVHCPHRPRRWEWPWWSPLVISAVAMVCAYSYYSYRLDLITAEVIESLNAILQQ
- a CDS encoding biotin-dependent carboxyltransferase family protein, which codes for MIKVLKPGLATSVQDLGREGYYHLGIPPSGALDQYALRAANYLVGNPAGAAALECALVGPELKFQQDALVAVCGAQMPALLDGHEQRPDTAFAVRAGQVLRFGFPTAGARAYLAVAGGIDVPEVLGSRSTYALGALGGFHGRKLMAGDLLPVGAPSGKTRAGASLPMALRQALGGEVVLRVVPGLYFHRLTEAGAQSFFTEAWTVGSEADRIGYRYKGGSALSFQPREQPFGAGSDPSNIVDSCYPIGSIQVPAGLEPIILHRDAVSGGGYAMIGTVISADLDLIGQMQPNQQARFLKVSLEQALEARRSYNKKLGCLARLFG
- a CDS encoding allophanate hydrolase subunit 1 is translated as MAEPLATTPIRYSFGADEHLFAEVSESMSLEAFFKGMAVTRAVERLALDGVLDVCLANASFQIRFDPDRIAPQALLEAVQGAEAQAVAERSLQTRIIEIPVLYNDPWTHETLMRFRDRHQDPSGTDLEYAARINGLADVDAFIAAHSGAPWFVSMVGFVAGLPFMFQMVERERQLQVPKYLRPRTDTPKLTLGHGGCFGCIYSVRGAGGYQMFGVTPAPIYDPEQTLNYLKAHMVFFRPGDIVQFKPIDRRAYDQAVADVEEGRFDLRIRPVEFSLDAFLADPVGYPKSLQEVLA